The following are from one region of the Mauremys reevesii isolate NIE-2019 linkage group 2, ASM1616193v1, whole genome shotgun sequence genome:
- the LOC120399473 gene encoding C-C chemokine receptor type 5-like, with protein sequence MDKEGTDMTTYDYYSGSEPCQKADVKKFASLFLPPLYSLVLIFGLVGNALVVLILIKYKKLRSMTDIYLLNLAISDLLFILSLPFWAYYAAREWDFGNAMCKILSGIYYAGFYSGIFFIILLTIDRYLAIVHAVFALKARTVTYGILTSVVIWGVAILASLPGFIFHKAKRESSHFTCSPHYPLGQESKWKQFQTLKMNILGLVIPLVIMIFCYAEIIRTLLRCRNEKKHKAVRLIFIIMLVYFLFWAPYNIVILIYTFQDSFSLNNCEGSSQLELAIQVTEAIAMIHCCINPVIYAFAGEKFRKYLYTFFRNRIAIHLCKYCPFLYAEAPDRVSSTYTPSTGEQEFSAAL encoded by the coding sequence ATGGATAAAGAAGGAACTGACATGACAACCTATGATTATTATAGTGGCTCAGAACCATGCCAAAAAGCTGATGTCAAAAAATTTGCATCCCTGTTTTTGCCACCACTTTATTCTTTGGTGCTGATATTTGGCCTGGTGGGAAATGCGCTAGTTGtgctgatcctgataaaatacaAGAAGCTGAGAAGCATGACTGACATCTATCTACTGAATCTGGCGATTTCTGATTTGCTTTTTATTCTTTCCCTGCCATTTTGGGCTTACTACGCAGCACGTGAGTGGGATTTTGGAAATGCAATGTGTAAAATTCTTTCAGGGATCTATTATGCTGGCTTCTACAGTGGAATTTTTTTCATAATACTTTTGACAATAGATAGATATCTGGCCATTGTCCATGCAGTGTTTGCTTTAAAGGCTAGGACGGTTACCTATGGCATCCTCACAAGTGTTGTCATTTGGGGTGTTGCAATATTAGCCTCTCTTCCAGGGTTTATATTTCACAAAGCTAAAAGGGAGTCATCTCATTTTACATGTAGCCCTCATTATCCATTGGGACAGGAAAGTAAATGGAAGCAATTCCAGACTTTAAAGATGAACATCCTGGGACTTGTCATTCCACTGGTCATTATGATCTTTTGCTATGCCGAGATTATAAGGACATTACTGAGATGTAGGAATGAGAAAAAACATAAGGCAGTCAGGCTTATTTTTATCATAAtgcttgtttattttcttttctggGCACCATACAACATCGTTATTCTCATATACACTTTTCAAGATTCATTTTCCCTAAATAACTGTGAGGGGAGCAGTCAGCTGGAGCTAGCAATCCAAGTGACAGAAGCGATTGCAATGATCCACTGTTGTATCAACCCCGTGATCTATGCCTTTGCTGGTGAAAAGTTTAGGAAATATCTTTATACCTTTTTCCGAAACCGCATTGCAATCCATTTATGTAAATATTGCCCATTTCTCTATGCTGAGGCACCTGACCGAGTTAGTTCCACATACACCCCATCTACGGGGGAGCAGGAATTCTCAGCTGCATTGTGA